From Cricetulus griseus strain 17A/GY chromosome 1 unlocalized genomic scaffold, alternate assembly CriGri-PICRH-1.0 chr1_0, whole genome shotgun sequence, a single genomic window includes:
- the Gli1 gene encoding zinc finger protein GLI1 isoform X2: MFNSMTPPQANSYGEPCCLRPLPSQGVPSLGTEGFSGLPFCHQANFISGSQGYGSARETNGCSEGPLFPPPRSSVKLTKKRALSISPLSDASLDLQTVIRTSPSSLVAFINSRCTSPGGSYGHLSIGTMSPSLGFPPQMSHQKGTSPSYGVQPCVPQDSTRGAMMLHPQSRRPRQTCQLKSELDMLVGKCPEEPLEGDMSSPNSTGTQDPLLGMLDGREDLEEKPEPESVYETDCRWDGCSQEFDSQEQLVHHINSEHIHGERKEFVCHWGGCSRELRPFKAQYMLVVHMRRHTGEKPHKCTFEGCRKSYSRLENLKTHLRSHTGEKPYMCEHEGCSKAFSNASDRAKHQNRTHSNEKPYVCKLPGCTKRYTDPSSLRKHVKTVHGPDAHVTKRHRGDGPLPRAPSLSTVEPKREREGGPIREESRLTVPEGAMKPQQSPGAQSSCSSDHSPAGSAANTDSGVEMTGNAGGSTEDLSSLDEGPCVAGTGLSTLHRLENLRLDQLHQLRPLGSRGLKLPSLTHAGTPVSRRLGPPGSLDHRSSSSSSISSAYTVSRRSSLASPFPPGSPPENGVSSLPGLTPAQHYMLRARYASARGSGTPPTAAHSLDRMGHLPVPSWRSRAEYPGYNPNAGVTRRASDPAGAADHPAPARVQRFKSLGCVHTPPSAATGRNFDPHLPTSVYSPQPPSITENVAMDTRGLQEEPEVGASVMGNGLNQYMGFPSADSLGYGGPEGAAAEPYEARGPGSLALGPGPLTSYGPSHCPQQVSYPDPTPETWSEFPSHSGMYPGTKAPTGAYIQCPRLEHYGQVQVKPEQGCLVGSNSTGLAPCLNAHPTEGSPGPQPSFSHYSQPPPPQYPQSGPYPRPPHDYLPSEHRPGLDFDSPSHSEGQLKAQLVCNYVQSQQELLWEGKGRGGLPNQELPYQSSKFLGGSQANQSPVKGPAAAYGSGFAPALASHKPGSFPAPSPCHETFTVGINRPSHRPAAVPPRLLPPLPSCYGPLKVGGANPSCGHPEVGRLGAGPALYPPPEGQVSNPLDSLDLDSTQLDFVAILDEAQGLSPPPSHEQGDSSKNTPPPSGTPNMAVGNMSVLLGSLPGETQFLNSST; encoded by the exons GGccactctttcctcctccccgGAGTTCAGTCAAATTGACAAAGAAGCGGGCACTGTCCATCTCACCTCTGTCCGATGCCAGCCTGGATCTACAGACTGTCATCCGTACCTCACCCAGCTCTCTTGTGGCTTTCATCAACTCACGCTGCACATCTCCAGGAGGCTCCTATGGCCATCTCTCCATTGGCACCATGAG CCCATCTCTAGGATTCCCACCCCAGATGAGTCACCAAAAAGGGACTTCGCCTTCCTATGGAGTCCAGCCCTGTGTTCCACAAGACTCTACTCGGGGTGCAATGATGCTGCATCCTCAGTCCCGGAGACCACGTCAGACCTGCCAG CTGAAGTCAGAGCTGGACATGCTGGTAGGCAAATGCCCAGAGGAGCCGTTGGAAGGGGACATGTCTAGCCCCAACTCCACAGGCACACAG GATCCCCTGCTTGGGATGCTTGATGGGCGGGAGGACCTGGAGGAGAAACCTGAGCCTGAATCTGTGTATGAGACTGACTGCCGCTGGGATGGCTGCAGCCAGGAGTTTGACTCCCAGGAGCAGCTGGTGCAT CATATCAACAGTGAACATATCCATGGGGAGCGGAAGGAGTTCGTGTGCCATTGGGGGGGCTGCTCCAGGGAGCTGAGACCCTTCAAAGCCCAGTACATGCTGGTGGTGCACATGCGTAGACACACGGGCGAGAAGCCGCACAAGTGCACG TTTGAAGGTTGTCGGAAGTCATATTCCCGCCTTGAAAACCTTAAGACGCACCTTCGGTCACACACCGGTGAAAAGCCTTACATGTGTGAGCATGAAGGCTGCAGCAAGGCCTTCAGCAATGCCAGTGACCGCGCCAAGCACCAGAATCGGACGCACTCCAATGAG AAGCCGTATGTATGCAAGCTGCCTGGCTGCACCAAGCGCTACACGGATCCCAGCTCACTCCGCAAACATGTCAAGACGGTGCATGGTCCTGATGCCCACGTGACCAAGAGGCATCGAGGGGACGGCCCTTTGCCACGGGCACCGTCCCTTTCCACGGTGGAGCCCAAgcgggaaagggaaggagggccCATCAGGGAAGAGAGCAGATTGACTGTGCCCGAGGGTGCCATG AAACCACAGCAGAGCCCCGGAGCACAGTCCTCCTGCAGCAGTGACCACTCCCCAGCAGGCAGTGCAGCCAATACCGACAGCGGTGTGGAGATGACTGGCAACGCAGGGGGCAGCACTGAGGACCTGTCCAGCTTGGATGAAGGACCTTGTGTTGCTGGCACTGGACTTTCCACACTTCACCGCCTGGAGAACCTCAGGCTGGATCAGCTGCATCAGCTCCGGCCATTAGGGTCCCGGGGTCTCAAACTGCCCAGTTTAACCCATGCTG GCACACCGGTGTCTCGCCGGCTGGGTCCCCCGGGCTCCCTCGACCACCGCAGCAGCAGTTCTAGCAGCATCAGTTCCGCTTACACGGTCAGCCGCCGCTCCTCCCTGGCCTCCCCTTTCCCACCTGGATCCCCACCAGAGAATGGGGTGTCCTCCCTACCTGGCCTCACGCCTGCCCAGCACTACATGCTCCGTGCCAGATACGCTTCAGCCAGGGGGAGTGGTACCCCACCCACTGCGGCACACAGCCTGGATCGGATGGGGCATCTTCCTGTACCTTCTTGGAGAAGCCGAGCTGAGTACCCAGGATACAACCCCAATGCAGGGGTCACCCGGAGGGCCAGTGACCCAGCCGGGGCTGCTGACCACCCAGCTCCAGCCAGAGTCCAGCGGTTTAAGAGCTTGGGATGTGTCCACACGCCCCCTAGCGCGGCAACGGGAAGGAACTTCGACCCCCACCTTCCTACCTCTGTCTATTCACCACAGCCTCCCAGTATCACTGAGAATGTTGCTATGGACACTAGAGGGCTTCAGGAGGAGCCAGAGGTTGGGGCGTCTGTGATGGGCAATGGTCTGAACCAGTACATGGGTTTTCCATCTGCTGACTCGCTGGGATACGGGGGACCTGAGGGAGCGGCGGCTGAGCCCTATGAGGCTAGGGGTCCCGGGTCCCTGGCTCTTGGGCCTGGTCCACTGACCAGCTATGGCCCTAGCCACTGTCCCCAGCAGGTCTCCTATCCTGATCCTACCCCAGAAACATGGAGTGAGTTTCCTTCCCATTCTGGGATGTATCCTGGCACTAAGGCTCCAACTGGAGCCTATATCCAGTGTCCTCGACTTGAACATTATGGACAAGTGCAGGTAAAACCAGAACAAGGGTGCCTGGTGGGGTCTAACTCCACCGGACTGGCACCCTGCCTCAATGCCCACCCCACAGAGGGGTCCCCAGGCCCGCAACCTTCATTTTCCCATTACTCCCAACCCCCTCCTCCCCAGTATCCCCAGTCAGGTCCCTACCCTCGGCCTCCCCATGATTATCTCCCGTCAGAACACAGGCCTGGCCTTGATTTTgactccccttctcattctgaaGGACAGCTCAAAGCTCAGCTTGTGTGTAATTACGTTCAGTCGCAGCAGGAGTTGCTGTGGGAGGGCAAGGGCCGGGGAGGGCTCCCCAACCAGGAACTTCCATATCAGAGCTCCAAGTTTCTGGGGGGTTCCCAAGCTAATCAGAGCCCTGTCAAGGGTCCAGCAGCTGCCTACGGATCTGGCTTTGCACCTGCTCTGGCCAGTCACAAGCCCGGCTCCTTTCCGGCCCCTTCGCCATGCCATGAGACTTTTACAGTGGGTATAAACAGGCCTTCCCATAGGCCAGCAGCAGTGCCACCCAGGCTTCTGCCCCCATTGCCTTCTTGCTATGGACCTCTCAAGGTAGGGGGCGCCAACCCCAGCTGTGGCCATCCTGAAGTGGGCAGATTGGGAGCAGGCCCTGCCTTGTACCCTCCCCCTGAAGGGCAGGTGTCCAACCCTCTGGATTCTCTTGACCTGGACAGCACTCAGCTGGACTTCGTGGCTATTCTGGATGAGGCCCAGGGGTTGAGTCCTCCTCCTTCCCACGAGCAAGGGGACAGCTCTAAAAATACCCCACCTCCCTCTGGGACCCCCAACATGGCAGTGGGTAACATGAGTGTCTTACTGGGGTCTCTGCCGGGAGAGACACAATTCCTCAACTCTAGTACCTAA
- the Gli1 gene encoding zinc finger protein GLI1 isoform X6: protein MFNSMTPPQANSYGEPCCLRPLPSQGVPSLGTEGFSGLPFCHQANFISGSQGYGSARETNGCSEGPLFPPPRSSVKLTKKRALSISPLSDASLDLQTVIRTSPSSLVAFINSRCTSPGGSYGHLSIGTMSPSLGFPPQMSHQKGTSPSYGVQPCVPQDSTRGAMMLHPQSRRPRQTCQLKSELDMLVGKCPEEPLEGDMSSPNSTGTQHINSEHIHGERKEFVCHWGGCSRELRPFKAQYMLVVHMRRHTGEKPHKCTFEGCRKSYSRLENLKTHLRSHTGEKPYMCEHEGCSKAFSNASDRAKHQNRTHSNEKPYVCKLPGCTKRYTDPSSLRKHVKTVHGPDAHVTKRHRGDGPLPRAPSLSTVEPKREREGGPIREESRLTVPEGAMKPQQSPGAQSSCSSDHSPAGSAANTDSGVEMTGNAGGSTEDLSSLDEGPCVAGTGLSTLHRLENLRLDQLHQLRPLGSRGLKLPSLTHAGTPVSRRLGPPGSLDHRSSSSSSISSAYTVSRRSSLASPFPPGSPPENGVSSLPGLTPAQHYMLRARYASARGSGTPPTAAHSLDRMGHLPVPSWRSRAEYPGYNPNAGVTRRASDPAGAADHPAPARVQRFKSLGCVHTPPSAATGRNFDPHLPTSVYSPQPPSITENVAMDTRGLQEEPEVGASVMGNGLNQYMGFPSADSLGYGGPEGAAAEPYEARGPGSLALGPGPLTSYGPSHCPQQVSYPDPTPETWSEFPSHSGMYPGTKAPTGAYIQCPRLEHYGQVQVKPEQGCLVGSNSTGLAPCLNAHPTEGSPGPQPSFSHYSQPPPPQYPQSGPYPRPPHDYLPSEHRPGLDFDSPSHSEGQLKAQLVCNYVQSQQELLWEGKGRGGLPNQELPYQSSKFLGGSQANQSPVKGPAAAYGSGFAPALASHKPGSFPAPSPCHETFTVGINRPSHRPAAVPPRLLPPLPSCYGPLKVGGANPSCGHPEVGRLGAGPALYPPPEGQVSNPLDSLDLDSTQLDFVAILDEAQGLSPPPSHEQGDSSKNTPPPSGTPNMAVGNMSVLLGSLPGETQFLNSST from the exons GGccactctttcctcctccccgGAGTTCAGTCAAATTGACAAAGAAGCGGGCACTGTCCATCTCACCTCTGTCCGATGCCAGCCTGGATCTACAGACTGTCATCCGTACCTCACCCAGCTCTCTTGTGGCTTTCATCAACTCACGCTGCACATCTCCAGGAGGCTCCTATGGCCATCTCTCCATTGGCACCATGAG CCCATCTCTAGGATTCCCACCCCAGATGAGTCACCAAAAAGGGACTTCGCCTTCCTATGGAGTCCAGCCCTGTGTTCCACAAGACTCTACTCGGGGTGCAATGATGCTGCATCCTCAGTCCCGGAGACCACGTCAGACCTGCCAG CTGAAGTCAGAGCTGGACATGCTGGTAGGCAAATGCCCAGAGGAGCCGTTGGAAGGGGACATGTCTAGCCCCAACTCCACAGGCACACAG CATATCAACAGTGAACATATCCATGGGGAGCGGAAGGAGTTCGTGTGCCATTGGGGGGGCTGCTCCAGGGAGCTGAGACCCTTCAAAGCCCAGTACATGCTGGTGGTGCACATGCGTAGACACACGGGCGAGAAGCCGCACAAGTGCACG TTTGAAGGTTGTCGGAAGTCATATTCCCGCCTTGAAAACCTTAAGACGCACCTTCGGTCACACACCGGTGAAAAGCCTTACATGTGTGAGCATGAAGGCTGCAGCAAGGCCTTCAGCAATGCCAGTGACCGCGCCAAGCACCAGAATCGGACGCACTCCAATGAG AAGCCGTATGTATGCAAGCTGCCTGGCTGCACCAAGCGCTACACGGATCCCAGCTCACTCCGCAAACATGTCAAGACGGTGCATGGTCCTGATGCCCACGTGACCAAGAGGCATCGAGGGGACGGCCCTTTGCCACGGGCACCGTCCCTTTCCACGGTGGAGCCCAAgcgggaaagggaaggagggccCATCAGGGAAGAGAGCAGATTGACTGTGCCCGAGGGTGCCATG AAACCACAGCAGAGCCCCGGAGCACAGTCCTCCTGCAGCAGTGACCACTCCCCAGCAGGCAGTGCAGCCAATACCGACAGCGGTGTGGAGATGACTGGCAACGCAGGGGGCAGCACTGAGGACCTGTCCAGCTTGGATGAAGGACCTTGTGTTGCTGGCACTGGACTTTCCACACTTCACCGCCTGGAGAACCTCAGGCTGGATCAGCTGCATCAGCTCCGGCCATTAGGGTCCCGGGGTCTCAAACTGCCCAGTTTAACCCATGCTG GCACACCGGTGTCTCGCCGGCTGGGTCCCCCGGGCTCCCTCGACCACCGCAGCAGCAGTTCTAGCAGCATCAGTTCCGCTTACACGGTCAGCCGCCGCTCCTCCCTGGCCTCCCCTTTCCCACCTGGATCCCCACCAGAGAATGGGGTGTCCTCCCTACCTGGCCTCACGCCTGCCCAGCACTACATGCTCCGTGCCAGATACGCTTCAGCCAGGGGGAGTGGTACCCCACCCACTGCGGCACACAGCCTGGATCGGATGGGGCATCTTCCTGTACCTTCTTGGAGAAGCCGAGCTGAGTACCCAGGATACAACCCCAATGCAGGGGTCACCCGGAGGGCCAGTGACCCAGCCGGGGCTGCTGACCACCCAGCTCCAGCCAGAGTCCAGCGGTTTAAGAGCTTGGGATGTGTCCACACGCCCCCTAGCGCGGCAACGGGAAGGAACTTCGACCCCCACCTTCCTACCTCTGTCTATTCACCACAGCCTCCCAGTATCACTGAGAATGTTGCTATGGACACTAGAGGGCTTCAGGAGGAGCCAGAGGTTGGGGCGTCTGTGATGGGCAATGGTCTGAACCAGTACATGGGTTTTCCATCTGCTGACTCGCTGGGATACGGGGGACCTGAGGGAGCGGCGGCTGAGCCCTATGAGGCTAGGGGTCCCGGGTCCCTGGCTCTTGGGCCTGGTCCACTGACCAGCTATGGCCCTAGCCACTGTCCCCAGCAGGTCTCCTATCCTGATCCTACCCCAGAAACATGGAGTGAGTTTCCTTCCCATTCTGGGATGTATCCTGGCACTAAGGCTCCAACTGGAGCCTATATCCAGTGTCCTCGACTTGAACATTATGGACAAGTGCAGGTAAAACCAGAACAAGGGTGCCTGGTGGGGTCTAACTCCACCGGACTGGCACCCTGCCTCAATGCCCACCCCACAGAGGGGTCCCCAGGCCCGCAACCTTCATTTTCCCATTACTCCCAACCCCCTCCTCCCCAGTATCCCCAGTCAGGTCCCTACCCTCGGCCTCCCCATGATTATCTCCCGTCAGAACACAGGCCTGGCCTTGATTTTgactccccttctcattctgaaGGACAGCTCAAAGCTCAGCTTGTGTGTAATTACGTTCAGTCGCAGCAGGAGTTGCTGTGGGAGGGCAAGGGCCGGGGAGGGCTCCCCAACCAGGAACTTCCATATCAGAGCTCCAAGTTTCTGGGGGGTTCCCAAGCTAATCAGAGCCCTGTCAAGGGTCCAGCAGCTGCCTACGGATCTGGCTTTGCACCTGCTCTGGCCAGTCACAAGCCCGGCTCCTTTCCGGCCCCTTCGCCATGCCATGAGACTTTTACAGTGGGTATAAACAGGCCTTCCCATAGGCCAGCAGCAGTGCCACCCAGGCTTCTGCCCCCATTGCCTTCTTGCTATGGACCTCTCAAGGTAGGGGGCGCCAACCCCAGCTGTGGCCATCCTGAAGTGGGCAGATTGGGAGCAGGCCCTGCCTTGTACCCTCCCCCTGAAGGGCAGGTGTCCAACCCTCTGGATTCTCTTGACCTGGACAGCACTCAGCTGGACTTCGTGGCTATTCTGGATGAGGCCCAGGGGTTGAGTCCTCCTCCTTCCCACGAGCAAGGGGACAGCTCTAAAAATACCCCACCTCCCTCTGGGACCCCCAACATGGCAGTGGGTAACATGAGTGTCTTACTGGGGTCTCTGCCGGGAGAGACACAATTCCTCAACTCTAGTACCTAA
- the Gli1 gene encoding zinc finger protein GLI1 isoform X4: MFNSMTPPQANSYGEPCCLRPLPSQGVPSLGTEGPLFPPPRSSVKLTKKRALSISPLSDASLDLQTVIRTSPSSLVAFINSRCTSPGGSYGHLSIGTMSPSLGFPPQMSHQKGTSPSYGVQPCVPQDSTRGAMMLHPQSRRPRQTCQKLKSELDMLVGKCPEEPLEGDMSSPNSTGTQDPLLGMLDGREDLEEKPEPESVYETDCRWDGCSQEFDSQEQLVHHINSEHIHGERKEFVCHWGGCSRELRPFKAQYMLVVHMRRHTGEKPHKCTFEGCRKSYSRLENLKTHLRSHTGEKPYMCEHEGCSKAFSNASDRAKHQNRTHSNEKPYVCKLPGCTKRYTDPSSLRKHVKTVHGPDAHVTKRHRGDGPLPRAPSLSTVEPKREREGGPIREESRLTVPEGAMKPQQSPGAQSSCSSDHSPAGSAANTDSGVEMTGNAGGSTEDLSSLDEGPCVAGTGLSTLHRLENLRLDQLHQLRPLGSRGLKLPSLTHAGTPVSRRLGPPGSLDHRSSSSSSISSAYTVSRRSSLASPFPPGSPPENGVSSLPGLTPAQHYMLRARYASARGSGTPPTAAHSLDRMGHLPVPSWRSRAEYPGYNPNAGVTRRASDPAGAADHPAPARVQRFKSLGCVHTPPSAATGRNFDPHLPTSVYSPQPPSITENVAMDTRGLQEEPEVGASVMGNGLNQYMGFPSADSLGYGGPEGAAAEPYEARGPGSLALGPGPLTSYGPSHCPQQVSYPDPTPETWSEFPSHSGMYPGTKAPTGAYIQCPRLEHYGQVQVKPEQGCLVGSNSTGLAPCLNAHPTEGSPGPQPSFSHYSQPPPPQYPQSGPYPRPPHDYLPSEHRPGLDFDSPSHSEGQLKAQLVCNYVQSQQELLWEGKGRGGLPNQELPYQSSKFLGGSQANQSPVKGPAAAYGSGFAPALASHKPGSFPAPSPCHETFTVGINRPSHRPAAVPPRLLPPLPSCYGPLKVGGANPSCGHPEVGRLGAGPALYPPPEGQVSNPLDSLDLDSTQLDFVAILDEAQGLSPPPSHEQGDSSKNTPPPSGTPNMAVGNMSVLLGSLPGETQFLNSST; this comes from the exons GGccactctttcctcctccccgGAGTTCAGTCAAATTGACAAAGAAGCGGGCACTGTCCATCTCACCTCTGTCCGATGCCAGCCTGGATCTACAGACTGTCATCCGTACCTCACCCAGCTCTCTTGTGGCTTTCATCAACTCACGCTGCACATCTCCAGGAGGCTCCTATGGCCATCTCTCCATTGGCACCATGAG CCCATCTCTAGGATTCCCACCCCAGATGAGTCACCAAAAAGGGACTTCGCCTTCCTATGGAGTCCAGCCCTGTGTTCCACAAGACTCTACTCGGGGTGCAATGATGCTGCATCCTCAGTCCCGGAGACCACGTCAGACCTGCCAG AAGCTGAAGTCAGAGCTGGACATGCTGGTAGGCAAATGCCCAGAGGAGCCGTTGGAAGGGGACATGTCTAGCCCCAACTCCACAGGCACACAG GATCCCCTGCTTGGGATGCTTGATGGGCGGGAGGACCTGGAGGAGAAACCTGAGCCTGAATCTGTGTATGAGACTGACTGCCGCTGGGATGGCTGCAGCCAGGAGTTTGACTCCCAGGAGCAGCTGGTGCAT CATATCAACAGTGAACATATCCATGGGGAGCGGAAGGAGTTCGTGTGCCATTGGGGGGGCTGCTCCAGGGAGCTGAGACCCTTCAAAGCCCAGTACATGCTGGTGGTGCACATGCGTAGACACACGGGCGAGAAGCCGCACAAGTGCACG TTTGAAGGTTGTCGGAAGTCATATTCCCGCCTTGAAAACCTTAAGACGCACCTTCGGTCACACACCGGTGAAAAGCCTTACATGTGTGAGCATGAAGGCTGCAGCAAGGCCTTCAGCAATGCCAGTGACCGCGCCAAGCACCAGAATCGGACGCACTCCAATGAG AAGCCGTATGTATGCAAGCTGCCTGGCTGCACCAAGCGCTACACGGATCCCAGCTCACTCCGCAAACATGTCAAGACGGTGCATGGTCCTGATGCCCACGTGACCAAGAGGCATCGAGGGGACGGCCCTTTGCCACGGGCACCGTCCCTTTCCACGGTGGAGCCCAAgcgggaaagggaaggagggccCATCAGGGAAGAGAGCAGATTGACTGTGCCCGAGGGTGCCATG AAACCACAGCAGAGCCCCGGAGCACAGTCCTCCTGCAGCAGTGACCACTCCCCAGCAGGCAGTGCAGCCAATACCGACAGCGGTGTGGAGATGACTGGCAACGCAGGGGGCAGCACTGAGGACCTGTCCAGCTTGGATGAAGGACCTTGTGTTGCTGGCACTGGACTTTCCACACTTCACCGCCTGGAGAACCTCAGGCTGGATCAGCTGCATCAGCTCCGGCCATTAGGGTCCCGGGGTCTCAAACTGCCCAGTTTAACCCATGCTG GCACACCGGTGTCTCGCCGGCTGGGTCCCCCGGGCTCCCTCGACCACCGCAGCAGCAGTTCTAGCAGCATCAGTTCCGCTTACACGGTCAGCCGCCGCTCCTCCCTGGCCTCCCCTTTCCCACCTGGATCCCCACCAGAGAATGGGGTGTCCTCCCTACCTGGCCTCACGCCTGCCCAGCACTACATGCTCCGTGCCAGATACGCTTCAGCCAGGGGGAGTGGTACCCCACCCACTGCGGCACACAGCCTGGATCGGATGGGGCATCTTCCTGTACCTTCTTGGAGAAGCCGAGCTGAGTACCCAGGATACAACCCCAATGCAGGGGTCACCCGGAGGGCCAGTGACCCAGCCGGGGCTGCTGACCACCCAGCTCCAGCCAGAGTCCAGCGGTTTAAGAGCTTGGGATGTGTCCACACGCCCCCTAGCGCGGCAACGGGAAGGAACTTCGACCCCCACCTTCCTACCTCTGTCTATTCACCACAGCCTCCCAGTATCACTGAGAATGTTGCTATGGACACTAGAGGGCTTCAGGAGGAGCCAGAGGTTGGGGCGTCTGTGATGGGCAATGGTCTGAACCAGTACATGGGTTTTCCATCTGCTGACTCGCTGGGATACGGGGGACCTGAGGGAGCGGCGGCTGAGCCCTATGAGGCTAGGGGTCCCGGGTCCCTGGCTCTTGGGCCTGGTCCACTGACCAGCTATGGCCCTAGCCACTGTCCCCAGCAGGTCTCCTATCCTGATCCTACCCCAGAAACATGGAGTGAGTTTCCTTCCCATTCTGGGATGTATCCTGGCACTAAGGCTCCAACTGGAGCCTATATCCAGTGTCCTCGACTTGAACATTATGGACAAGTGCAGGTAAAACCAGAACAAGGGTGCCTGGTGGGGTCTAACTCCACCGGACTGGCACCCTGCCTCAATGCCCACCCCACAGAGGGGTCCCCAGGCCCGCAACCTTCATTTTCCCATTACTCCCAACCCCCTCCTCCCCAGTATCCCCAGTCAGGTCCCTACCCTCGGCCTCCCCATGATTATCTCCCGTCAGAACACAGGCCTGGCCTTGATTTTgactccccttctcattctgaaGGACAGCTCAAAGCTCAGCTTGTGTGTAATTACGTTCAGTCGCAGCAGGAGTTGCTGTGGGAGGGCAAGGGCCGGGGAGGGCTCCCCAACCAGGAACTTCCATATCAGAGCTCCAAGTTTCTGGGGGGTTCCCAAGCTAATCAGAGCCCTGTCAAGGGTCCAGCAGCTGCCTACGGATCTGGCTTTGCACCTGCTCTGGCCAGTCACAAGCCCGGCTCCTTTCCGGCCCCTTCGCCATGCCATGAGACTTTTACAGTGGGTATAAACAGGCCTTCCCATAGGCCAGCAGCAGTGCCACCCAGGCTTCTGCCCCCATTGCCTTCTTGCTATGGACCTCTCAAGGTAGGGGGCGCCAACCCCAGCTGTGGCCATCCTGAAGTGGGCAGATTGGGAGCAGGCCCTGCCTTGTACCCTCCCCCTGAAGGGCAGGTGTCCAACCCTCTGGATTCTCTTGACCTGGACAGCACTCAGCTGGACTTCGTGGCTATTCTGGATGAGGCCCAGGGGTTGAGTCCTCCTCCTTCCCACGAGCAAGGGGACAGCTCTAAAAATACCCCACCTCCCTCTGGGACCCCCAACATGGCAGTGGGTAACATGAGTGTCTTACTGGGGTCTCTGCCGGGAGAGACACAATTCCTCAACTCTAGTACCTAA